A stretch of the Planctomycetota bacterium genome encodes the following:
- a CDS encoding phage tail tube protein: MAIKLGMEAKLLYLVGGQGGAGSWTAMDNVRDVTLSLEAGEADVTTRANAGWRATVATLKEASVEWEMVWDTADAGFTAIKNAFFNNDLIGLQILDEADGQGLQADFSITNFSRNEALEEAITVSVTAKVTYSDTAPSWIGG, translated from the coding sequence ATGGCAATCAAGCTCGGCATGGAAGCCAAGCTGCTCTACCTGGTCGGCGGCCAGGGCGGGGCCGGCTCGTGGACAGCGATGGACAACGTCAGGGACGTGACCCTCAGCCTCGAAGCGGGCGAGGCCGACGTGACCACCCGCGCCAACGCGGGCTGGCGCGCGACGGTCGCCACGCTCAAGGAGGCGAGCGTCGAGTGGGAGATGGTCTGGGATACCGCCGACGCGGGGTTCACCGCCATCAAGAACGCGTTCTTCAACAACGACCTGATCGGGCTGCAGATCCTCGACGAGGCCGACGGCCAGGGGCTGCAGGCGGACTTCTCGATCACGAACTTCAGCCGCAACGAGGCGCTCGAGGAGGCCATCACCGTCTCGGTGACGGCCAAGGTGACCTACTCGGACACGGCCCCGAGCTGGATCGGCGGATAA
- a CDS encoding DUF2190 family protein has translation MATTFVQQGAAIDYTPGADTPAGTVVVQGDLVGVTRVDLKAGQLGALAVEGVFDFPKATTAGTGFTAGQLAYWDNTNDMATKTATGNKLIGKVVRAAADADATIRIRLSQ, from the coding sequence ATGGCAACCACATTCGTACAGCAGGGCGCGGCGATCGACTACACGCCGGGGGCCGACACGCCCGCGGGCACGGTCGTCGTGCAGGGCGATTTGGTCGGGGTCACCCGGGTGGATCTCAAGGCGGGCCAGCTCGGTGCGCTCGCGGTCGAGGGGGTCTTCGACTTCCCCAAGGCGACCACCGCGGGCACGGGCTTCACCGCCGGTCAGCTCGCGTACTGGGACAACACTAACGACATGGCGACCAAGACCGCGACGGGCAACAAGCTCATCGGCAAGGTCGTGCGGGCCGCGGCGGACGCCGACGCGACCATTCGTATCCGGCTGTCGCAGTAA